The Meiothermus sp. genome segment CCAGGGCCAGAATGCAAAGGCCACCTGTTCATGCAGGCGGCTTTGGCTTTGCGGATTCGGCAGCCTGTTTTCGGGCCAGCTCGAGCAACAGCCGGTCGGCTATGTCTTCGGCCCAGGCCCGCACTTCCTGCCAGCGCCGAAAATCCCCTTCAGGTAGCCCCTTGCTCAGCACTTTTACGACCTGGTCGCGCTCGAGGCGGTCATACTCCAGGGAACCTGCGAAAATACCCATCTCGAGCGGTTCGGCCAGGGCCCGTACCTCAGCGAGGCACGCATAAACCTCGTGAAAATGCTCCGGGGTGGGGTTGCTCATCAGGCCCGAGACCACAAAGTACACCACCGGCAACTGCTGTAGCACTTCGCGGTGCGTCCGCACGAAGTCTATGGCTTCCGGGAGCCAGTGCGCTTCTCGAATGGGGCTGCCCAGTATCACCGCCTGATAGTCCTGCAAGCACTTCACTTGGTCCACCGCCAGCACATCCACCACCGCCCCGCGCCGGGTCAGAACCTGGGCAATGGCCTGGGCAATTTCACGGGTGCTGCCCAGGCGGCTGGCGTAGGCAACCAGAACGCGCCATGTCCCCACATCATAAGGCTAGACCCAGGACCACCCGGGCTATAGAGACATCTGCCCCCGACCAGAAAGAGTACCTTTGATGGTGAGGTGATAACGATGCTGGTCAAAGACTTCATGACCCCCAACCCAGATGTGGTCACCCCGGACGTAACGGTGCCCGAGGCCGCGCAGATCATGAAAAAGGGTGGGTTTCGCCGCCTGCCGGTGGTGAAGGAAGGCCGGGTGGTCGGTATCGTCACTGACCGCGACCTGAAGGAAGCCATGCCCTCGGATGCCACCTCGCTTTCCATATGGGAGCTCAACTACCTGATTTCCAAACTCACCGTGGGCGAAATCATGACCCGCGACCCCATCACGGTAGCCGACACCCTGCCCCTCCAAGCGGCTGCCAAGCAGATGCTCGAGCACAAGGTAGGGGGGCTGCCGGTGGTTCATGACGGTAAGCTGGTGGGCATCGTGACCGTAACCGATGTGCTTAAGGCTTTCTTGCAACGCGAGGCCGAGCTGCTGGTGGGCGCAGAAAGCAATTCCTAAATCGACCTGCATTGCCCCCACCTGAGAGCGGTTCCCACGAATACTAGTCTTAGCGGGGTTTGCTGTGGAGGGTCGGTGCGTAAACCCCTGCAAACCTTAGCTAAGTGCGCTTTAGACAGCCGGTGTTGCAAAAAAATGCTCTTAGGTAGGCGACCTACCCGGGTATTAGGCCCCCACCTGGCCTCCCCCGTTGGGGGAGGAAGGACAGGTTTTATACCAACTTTACTTGGACAGTTAGCTTTAAGGGTCGTCCCAAGCTCCCTCAACCGGCGATACCCCAGGTGCAGTCAAGCGTATTCCCATCGCTGTTTGTAAACAGCGCGGTCGGGGCGTCGCCACCTTCTCCCTACAGGGAGAAGGCGAGGGGTTCATGTGGATTTGGTATGATACCAGATTCGGTTAGTTCGTCACTGAACAGTGACGAACTAACCCGACTGAAAGGAGTGCTCTGGGATTCAAAAAGATAGCCTCTGGATTTTTTGGTTTGAATGACTGTCTTTTTGAATCCGGTATGAGATGTAATGGTGGTGAACGCGATGTCCTCCCCCTCTGGGAGAGGGGAAACGTTGCAGTACGCCGGAGCAAAACAGAGCGAAACTGGGCAGGTTTCTAATGAAGGCTTTATCGAGCCTTTAGCTGCAAGCTCAGGTCTTTCTTTTTAGCGCCAGGAGCCGCTCAGCGGGCCAGGTATTAATAATCTGGTCGGGGGAAAGGCCAGCTTTGTGGGCAAAGAGGAGGCCATACTGAATATCGGCGATACCCTCAACGCTGTGCGAGTCGGGGCCCAGCGAGAAGTTGAGGCGGTCGCGCCAGGCCAGCATCAGCCGCCAGTCCAGGTCGAGGCGGTAGGGACTACAGTTAAACTCCACTGCCTTCTGGTTTTGGGCAGCCCTTTCCAGCACCGCTTCCCAGTCGGCCTCGGCGCCTTTGCGCCGCAGGATGAGGCGCCCGCTGGGGTGGCCCAGGATGCTCAGGTAGGGGTTCTCCAGGGCACGCAGCAGACGCTGGGTTTGCTCGGCCTTGCCCAGGTTGAGCCCCGCATGCAAGCTGCCCACCACCACTTCAAACCGGGCCAGCAGCGCGTTGGGATAATCCAGCGAGCCATCGGGCAGAATATCGGACTCGATACCGCGCAGGATGCGAAAAGGGGCCAGCTCGACATTCAGAGCCTCGATCTCGGCCCATTGGCGCAGCACGTCGTCTTCTCGTAGCCCCCCGGCATAGGCCGCCGTCTGGGAGTGGTCGCAGATGACCATGTACTCGAAGCCCTGGGCGATGGCGGCCTCGGCCATCTGGCGCAAGGTACCGCTGCCATCGGAGTAGGTGGAGTGTACGTGAATCAGGCCCCGAAGCTGGGGGGCCTCGAGGGTAGTTTGCGGCGCAGGCAACCCGATGTGTTCCTGTTCACGCCAGTAGGCTGGTACAAAGGGCTGACCCAGGGCTTTAAATACCTCTTCCTCGCTTTCTGCAAAGGCAGGAAGGGTTCCCAGCGTATCGAGCCAGGCCCTCGAGCCCGTCGCCTGCACCAGCACCGAGCCAAACGACGCCGCGGGGGTGCAGAAAACCCGCAAGGGCAGGCCCTCGAGCCGCCCCAGCAGCACATCGCCCTGCACCGCCTCCACGTAGCGGCCCAGCACCCGGCGCACCTGCTCGGGTGAGCCCACCACCACCAGATCCAGGTTGCCCACCGTTTCCAGACCGCGCCGCACACTGCCTGCTAGCTCGGCCTGGAGCCCGGCGTTCTCGAGGTCGGTCAGGAGCAGCCGGGCCACCTCGAGCCCCACCGGCAGCATCACCCGTCGCATATTGGCCAGGGCGTAGCGGGCTGCTTCCAGCAAACTGGCCTCGCTTTTGGCGCCAAAACCGGGCAGGGTACGAATTTTGCCCTGTTCGGCAAACAGCACCAGCTCCTCCAGGCTGTTCACCCCGTTATCCCACAAGGCCCGGATGCGCTTGGGGCCCAGGCCCTGCACCCGAAAGAGCTCGAGCACCCCTGGCGGTACGCGGCCCTCGAGCTCGGCCAGGTAGGGAAACTCCTGGGTCTGCACAATTTCGCTCAGCATGGGGGCCAGCCCCGGCCCCACCCCCGGCACGCCCTTGAAACCCCGGGCGGCCAGCTCACTCAGGTCGGTTTCTTGTTGCTCCAGGTTGCGGGCGGCGTTGCGGTAGGCCCTGGCGCGGAACTCCCCCTCGCCCAGCACTTCCATCAGGTCGGCGGCGTACTCGAGCATCTCCGCCAGGTCTTTACGGTTCATGCCCATAGCCTAACGCTAGAATCTTTACTTTATCTGCTGTTGTCTATGGGCTATTGACTATCGGCGCCTGCCAGCGCATAAGCCTCCGGCTTCCCAGCCTTGAAC includes the following:
- a CDS encoding CBS domain-containing protein, which codes for MLVKDFMTPNPDVVTPDVTVPEAAQIMKKGGFRRLPVVKEGRVVGIVTDRDLKEAMPSDATSLSIWELNYLISKLTVGEIMTRDPITVADTLPLQAAAKQMLEHKVGGLPVVHDGKLVGIVTVTDVLKAFLQREAELLVGAESNS
- a CDS encoding flavodoxin domain-containing protein, giving the protein MGTWRVLVAYASRLGSTREIAQAIAQVLTRRGAVVDVLAVDQVKCLQDYQAVILGSPIREAHWLPEAIDFVRTHREVLQQLPVVYFVVSGLMSNPTPEHFHEVYACLAEVRALAEPLEMGIFAGSLEYDRLERDQVVKVLSKGLPEGDFRRWQEVRAWAEDIADRLLLELARKQAAESAKPKPPA
- a CDS encoding DNA polymerase/3'-5' exonuclease PolX, whose protein sequence is MNRKDLAEMLEYAADLMEVLGEGEFRARAYRNAARNLEQQETDLSELAARGFKGVPGVGPGLAPMLSEIVQTQEFPYLAELEGRVPPGVLELFRVQGLGPKRIRALWDNGVNSLEELVLFAEQGKIRTLPGFGAKSEASLLEAARYALANMRRVMLPVGLEVARLLLTDLENAGLQAELAGSVRRGLETVGNLDLVVVGSPEQVRRVLGRYVEAVQGDVLLGRLEGLPLRVFCTPAASFGSVLVQATGSRAWLDTLGTLPAFAESEEEVFKALGQPFVPAYWREQEHIGLPAPQTTLEAPQLRGLIHVHSTYSDGSGTLRQMAEAAIAQGFEYMVICDHSQTAAYAGGLREDDVLRQWAEIEALNVELAPFRILRGIESDILPDGSLDYPNALLARFEVVVGSLHAGLNLGKAEQTQRLLRALENPYLSILGHPSGRLILRRKGAEADWEAVLERAAQNQKAVEFNCSPYRLDLDWRLMLAWRDRLNFSLGPDSHSVEGIADIQYGLLFAHKAGLSPDQIINTWPAERLLALKRKT